Genomic segment of Panicum virgatum strain AP13 chromosome 9N, P.virgatum_v5, whole genome shotgun sequence:
GGCACATTTTCCATGCAAGATGCATCACATTGTCGTCGATGTATGGGCGCAAATTCCACATGAGGCAATAGCTCTGGAGTTCTAATGAGGGTGTTTTAATGGATAAAGCACTGACAATCCTTTGCTGTAGGGTAAGGTAAATCTTCGTTACTCAAAAAGGTCAACCAAAATGATGGGGAGGCCGCAAAATGCAAagaataaaagcaaaatatcaTTCTGACACATGGACACAATTTACCTGCATCATATAGTCAAGCTTCAACATGTTGCGAATGATGACCATCACTGTAACATATGATACATCGCTGTCCAATTCATCTACACTTTTATCCTCCTCCTGTAGTGCAGAAACACCCTGGAACCCAGTTTCCATTTCACTGAATCATTGCAAAccgcaagtttttttttctttctgatcAACAGAACACTGAAAGTAAGGGACTAGAAAAGGAATGTTGGGACAGAAACTTCCTACCTCCATCATGCAAGATTCAGTAGTCAGCTTGCTGTCGATGCTATGACTGTCTGAAACTTTTAGAGCACTTAAACTGGCTGTTAGTGTGATTTCATGGACATCCTCAACTAGACATTCAAGCTCTTCAAGCAAAGCCTTAACTAacagaaaataaaagaagagcAGCTAAATTAGAATTGGGAGTTTCACAAAAAATGATAAGAAGGCAATTTTataaaggaaaaagtctaaattactcccatCAACTATAGCAAGTccgaataaccccctaaactatcgtttggttcattttacccctaAACTATGccttttggttcaaattaccccctaatgcGCGTATGTAACAAAAAAAACTAACCCAGGCCGTGGTTTCGGCATTGTAACTTGGTCCGATCCTTCTATCTATTAATACAAGGACGCGCAATTCTCCTGCACGTTCGAGAAAAAAACTACcccctaatacaatttgtccttttcatttctccatgcgtaggtggagttttaagttgaaattttacaaggTGATAGTACACTtcataacacatgttagaaaaaatatgttataatttttttatcatttaggataggatatttaataataaattaatcactagagttcaaaattatatgaaaaataatgatgaatAAATTATAACAGTTTTTTAATATATGCTGTGATGCCCACTACTAccttgcaaaatttgaaattaaaatttgtgtatggagaaacaaaaaagacgAATTGTATTTTGGGGTAAATGAACTGAATGGAATAGTTTAGAGGGTAAATGgaaccaagttatagtttagaaGGTTATTCAAACTTTGACTATACTTGAagggagtaaattgaactttttccttttataaTTTATAAACCATAGCTTCAGCTTTAAAATATGAATCAAGGACGGCAATTGGAAGGCGTTGATGAACGCCATAGCTAAATGTTCCCCTCTAATGGAAAAATAGGTGGTACTTCTTCTTGTTCTCGATCTGGGAAAATTGTGGCCAAATGTAGAACCAAAAAATCCCTGTAAACCACCTTGACAAATATAAAAATCCAAACTCAGAAAGTTTATCTATGCTATGAGCTATCATTATTGCATCTTTTGTAGCATAAAAAGCAGAATTATATATTGTTGTTGCACACATTAATTTCAACTTATATGTCCAACAAGAGAATACATCCCTTTGAACCACAATGTTTGCTGCACCAATCTAAGTGCATCTGTCCACTCAAGCAGTTTGCAAATTTTGCAAAGGATTGCAGCAAGGTTTTTACCATTAAAATGCTTGAGAATATTGAATACGACAAAGATAAACCAACTCACATAAGATACTGAAAGATCAACTACCTTTGTTTATATGATCTTTAAGTCCATCTTCGCATGAACGTACTGGTACAGGAAAAGAAAATTTCAATATCAAACTGTTTAAAGGGTATGGACTTTGGAGTTATCAATGAAAAGAACAATTAGGTTGTCTAAAGCTCATAAGTTAACAAAGAAAACCAAGGCCACAGCAGAATACATAGAATTTGCTCAAAATCACAATATGAGACGAAACTGTACAATCAGGACCTCACATAGTCAGTACTACTCCAGTTCAGAAGGAAAAAAGAGCACGAATCTAGATAAGCAAGTCATATCAATTATTAGCATACAAGAATAAGAGAAGCTTTTCACTAATTAAGCTATATAACTCACACTGATTTATGTTTGAGATATCTTGGCAGTGAAGCCTGCAACCAGCTTCAAGATAGGACCTCATTCTGCCAGTGCAGTTAGATTTAAGTATCTGATTCATGACATCTGATTCGGTAGGAATCTGCGGCCTCCGAAAATAATCTGAAATAAGATAGCTCAGTGCCTCTGTCAATCATATTACGGAGGAAACACTGGTAAACAGTGCATGATATATACCATCATAATGTATTAATGTTAAAGAGTATAAAGGGCACAACAATGGATTATCCCATAAACTGAACCTTGAAGGGCTATCGGTCGTGCTAAcaaaaggagagggagggaatACCAGAGTCACTAACCAAGTTCCTGACTGAATCTCACGAGAAATCGATTCCCAGATTCAGCTAGCTCCTCGAACCGAGCCACCCTGTGTCACGGATGGAAGAACCAGCACAGCACATGTTAATGGAAATTTCAGTCaaccaaagaaacaaaattcagaTAGCGTACGAGGATAGATTACTTAGTCATGAACTCGACGAATGCATCGCGGCAGGTGCTCTCATCCTCCCTCGCCg
This window contains:
- the LOC120691606 gene encoding uncharacterized protein LOC120691606 isoform X1 gives rise to the protein MEGEASAPPPPPDAAREDESTCRDAFVEFMTKVARFEELAESGNRFLVRFSQELDYFRRPQIPTESDVMNQILKSNCTGRMRSYLEAGCRLHCQDISNINQLRSCEDGLKDHINKVKALLEELECLVEDVHEITLTASLSALKVSDSHSIDSKLTTESCMMEGVSALQEEDKSVDELDSDVSYVTVMVIIRNMLKLDYMMQQRIVSALSIKTPSLELQSYCLMWNLRPYIDDNVMHLAWKMCP
- the LOC120691606 gene encoding uncharacterized protein LOC120691606 isoform X2 encodes the protein MEGEASAPPPPPDAAREDESTCRDAFVEFMTKVARFEELAESGNRFLVRFSQELDYFRRPQIPTESDVMNQILKSNCTGRMRSYLEAGCRLHCQDISNINQLRSCEDGLKDHINKVSDSHSIDSKLTTESCMMEGVSALQEEDKSVDELDSDVSYVTVMVIIRNMLKLDYMMQQRIVSALSIKTPSLELQSYCLMWNLRPYIDDNVMHLAWKMCP